One window of Bacillus alkalicellulosilyticus genomic DNA carries:
- a CDS encoding GatB/YqeY domain-containing protein, giving the protein MTLLERLTQDMKAAMKNKEKQKLSVIRMVKSSLQYEEIKLGHELSEDDVLTVLNRELKQRKDSLHEFEKANRDDLASKLREEIEILEQYMPEQLSEEELLEIVKATVSEVGATSKADFGKVMGAIMPKVKGKADGNVVNKFVQQQLS; this is encoded by the coding sequence TTGACTCTTCTTGAAAGATTGACTCAAGATATGAAGGCAGCAATGAAAAATAAAGAAAAACAAAAGCTCTCTGTCATTCGTATGGTTAAATCCTCATTGCAATATGAGGAGATTAAACTAGGGCATGAGCTCAGTGAAGATGATGTTCTGACTGTTCTTAATCGTGAATTAAAGCAACGGAAAGATTCCCTCCATGAGTTTGAAAAAGCCAACCGAGATGATTTAGCTTCTAAATTGCGAGAAGAGATTGAAATACTTGAACAGTACATGCCAGAACAACTATCAGAGGAAGAGCTCCTTGAAATTGTTAAGGCAACAGTTTCTGAAGTAGGTGCTACTTCAAAAGCCGACTTTGGTAAAGTAATGGGTGCCATTATGCCAAAAGTAAAAGGCAAAGCTGATGGTAATGTCGTGAATAAGTTTGTTCAACAACAATTATCATAA